The segment TCTTCTGGCACCTAAAGCACAGAGACGTAATAACGTCGGAAAAATATCATTGTTCACATTAAGAGTTTTATATCCTATATAAGATATTGTAACAGGAAAAAATCGAATATAATCTTAAAGTAGAAGTTTTATACtacatgcaaaaaattattacaattttgtgcattacaaaaagttaaattattcagaagaatcaaaataacatatttttgttacttttttttttacaaattacttgGTTTTGCGTATGTTTTGAAGCaaataaatgaacaataatttcaaataattaaaatttttctttttattataaaatgtatacaattttatttaaaaaatgataaatttttggaaaaacttcaaaaattcataaattttatttaaaaattttaaaaaattttttaaattttaaaaaaatctataaacatttagaaaaaattctaaaaaattcataaactacttatatttcaaaacagTTAGtacacattaatattatttctcgctTATCACGTCACGATTCCAATATGACCGCAGTGACTACTCGAGAGCCTTaaacattatcaaaaaattatatataaaagcaatgAAAAAACTTGAGCATacgtatatgaaaaaaataattcttttactatcgcataattattaatatcccgaaattatggaaaattatGTGAATGCccttaacttttctttttcttttttttgtactgttttcatatacaattttttaataatgtactGTTTGACAGTTACTAAAGATAATCCAAAAAAAGcgcaaaaacatttaattatatggatttctaagattatatttgtttttatttgtattattgtgTTTCGTAACTCAataatttctctattatttaaaataattgagaaatatgtatagCCAGTAACAATAATGTACCTCATAATACATCAGTGATTTtccgattaattatttacaacttTAGACATCgtagttattaaattaaattaaaaatttataactaatcatttttatcaatatcaatCATAAAACCTCTGAACatcgtagaaaaaaatagatatttaaacacGGAGATTTGCACCAAAGCATGCCAATTTGATATGGTTTTATTAGTACATTAGCTttctatcaataaataatacgtaaatgtttttattcacGCTTTATGATCTTTCAGTCTTTCGCTGGTAACCTGTTTCAAGCAGAccttaaataatacaaaaattattaatattaaattataaatataaaattaataataaattttatcactatcattatttaattgttgatTATAATCTAACAAATGTACACACAATATACATTAGTAATAGAGGCATTTAGAACCGCATCGACAAACATTTCATGAACAATAGGTGAAACAATCAAGTCACCGCCAAATAGCACTTGTTTCATGGAAGaaatgtcataatttttaaagacgTCAAATTGTGAAAATCGAAAACACATTGTAGTTTCAAGGAATATCCAAGTtatctaaagaaaataaaaaaaaataaatacgtaaatattCCATAATTCATAACTTTAGCAAaagattaacatatttttatttacatattataaattttatatttttctgttaaattaCATAAGTAAGATTCTTCACTTGTGTCAAGCAATTTAGAAAACTTAACCGCTCTCACATTGAAAATAGCACGAACTGCCGAGAGCAAACTGATATTCCAACCTAAGGATTCGACCCATAGGCCAACGTCGTTGGATATCATAATGGGTATCTCCTTGACGGAGTTCTGAAAAATGCATGGGAAATTTCCACATGCTTAGGAATTGTATCAACTATACcgcaagaaaatattatcacTGCAGTGTCTTctctatttttcaatttaatgcaaggaaattcattaatttgtctTACCAAAAGCatcatctaaaattaattccatAGGTGTAAATTTGCTTATCTCTTTGCTTTTCTCTTTGTCTTccattttgaaaattacgaTTTTCGTAGAAATGTTCAATATACTGACGATTTTGGAACACAGAGTTTTGTCGAAATCGGTAAAAATTGCTTTTGGGATACTTTGAATCAAAAAGTAtcttactaaaaatattgacaattaaatatataaattagcacatatatatatatacatactacatgtcgtcataaaaataaataaaacagaaattcagaaaaaaattaacttactCGTCTGCTTTTCATGCCATACAGCCAAAATAGCGCCGATATACAGAGTCGCTAAGTAAGGTATATAagtatctaaataattaaatatatacactgcCATAATGTCATTACGTTCAAtacctaattttttttatctataacgcACATTTTACGCTCCGTTCTCTCATTTCCTGGAACGTATTTTCTTGTCCTGTGTCTTTGCATCCATCTACGATATGTACCAATCGTATtgcacaataaaataatgtaatgcattatacatatatagaattatgcaattttatatttaaaattaataaatctttttttatatttaagtgcaaaataattttaattattacatgtcATACTTGACCAATGAAACTCGATCTGGATTTCAAAGGgttcaaaattaattctccGATATTAATGCACTTGTCATCAATTGGATCTTCCTTGCTAATCAATATATTGTCTTGTATCTGGACAGGAAGTGTGTGCtaaaatatgtgtgtatatacacgATAATGTTTCTacttcttgaaatattttataaaataaaattttataatgtattgtacatataattttcttttaatgttgATAATGCagtgtttttctttaattagtaatatcaataatattgaaagtaCCTTAATTGTGCATGCAATTAAAGgaacaatattattgtttattatcacGGGACACTGTGTGACTAACGTTTAATTTAGATCGTggctatattaatataatgtgaaATGTCCTTCAATATAAAAGTTGTGCGAAAACATTTTGATTCAAAATGCTGTTGAATATTCTACAGTTCTatgctttaatatatatttactctattaattcaataatccaatatcaaattttacatttaattatttatttacattaattacaattattttcaaataatacaaaaaaatataaatttaattaaagcaataataatacatttaatttaatatattattctttaataatatattaaagaataatatttatatattattcttttatatattttcctgataaaatttttaaaattaaaattaaaatattgttcgcATATCTTAAACTATTACGTTTCGTAATATCATAGTCCTTGATTGGattcaattatttacttattattaatttaatataactagtatttattagtttatttaaatcgGATTAAAGCTGATATTCCCTGcgcgttttctttcttctGTTTTGTTCCAGCTACTTCAAATTTAGCTGTAGCAAATCCTCgatataatcttaattatgtatatacttatgtttatatttctgtactttaacataaatttttaaatccaacaaacaaagtaaaaaataaatttaaaatacattatgcaaaataaaaatatatatacaatgtagtAAGTagtgaaataattacataaaagtttttgttgaaaactctaaataaaaaacgatTGAATATACATGACATTATTCCATACATCCACTATAGCAATCATGAATACGCAAATAGCTCGATTTGACATAGAAAGACaactatttaatttgaaaaatagaataacgtaaTCACGCTTTCtttcttacatatttaaaaagtaattcaaACTTTTCATACCTATATGTTTCTAATAAACAAATTCATGAAATTCGAAATTCAAGGTTCTCTGCGTTAtacatttgttattattacagaTGCATATCAAAGTTTTGTCATATTGTGTAATACAgacattacaaatttatatacctcAACTTacttaaataaacatttacttCTAACagactataaaataaacacaacactaatataaatcaattaaatttttcgaaaaaactttctaatataaattaattaacttcataagttctcttttttaagaagttttttagaaaaatattctttgtctCTTAGATCATCCTTTGCCCATTTACAAAGAGTTCGACGATCCAGATgtccatttaaatatttcaattcagTCCTAAACAGCACGCCCGCACGAAGATGCATGGGATCGTCTAATTTCTTGGCtacaaattctattaattccTTTTCCGTTAcctagaatataataatgtaaactttttataaatcaatttattatcaatgtatttgtttaattttacaaaaaattatcaattttgaaCCTTTAATCCTTCCTTTCGTACGACAAAGGCCAATGGATGATGACCatcaaaagtattaaatataggTATTACAGCAACATCTAACACATCTGgatgatttattaatactttctcAATATTACTCGggaaaaaataaacgtttctaaatcttataatatctttaaaacgaTCGAGAATGTAGATATCACCATTTGAATCGTAATAGCCTACATCATCGGTATGGAACCATCCTGAAAAACAcgtaatatcttattaaaagtaatttaaatatacataaaaatgttaacaCGTATATTTCCTTAcatgttaaaaatagaaacaaaatattcaatttttatcattttttcattcataattttattgataatagaaaattgCGTAAAAATAGGCGTAATATTTACAAGAGTAAAAAAGTAActcaataatttcaaaaatctttataatgatTGATGTACAAAATTAATGCCGGCGGTTTCCTGTATGTCCACGACAATGTggtgttttttattaattatttatttactttaaccTTATATACTGCCTTACTAATAAAATCAGTTAAATAAAGTTGTAACTAACCATTGTTGTCGATAGCAGTCATTAAAGTTCCGGTTGTAGAATTAAAGTAGCCATTTGTCAAAGACGGAGATTTGCACCAGATAACACCAACAAAGTATGCTTTTAATGGAGACGCAGAAATGCAATCAGCAATTAACAAACGAACAGTTTTACTCACGTAACCACTagagttaatttttatcaactctCTTTGTTTATAAGCAATCACACCTATTTCAGGCAAACCTTAAACAATACAAgaacaatatatatcaataatattagataatattattttttcactatggttaatcattaattttacttgCAATGAGTATACATACAGTATAGTTCACTAACAGAAGTGTGTGGCAGTGcagtgataaaattattataatcaatattaggTTTTCTACCACCaaacaataattgttttaaggAAGAAACATCATACTTTTCGAAAACTTTGAATTTAGAAAACATTCTACCCATGCTAATTTTCAGAAATGCCCAAGttacctgaaaaataaaagaataaatattataattcatataataaaaaattaaaacatattttaacgttaccttatacttttgtataatattacaaaaacattCTTCATAAGATgggttaaataaattatttattttgaccGCCTTTACATATGATAGAATAGCGCGAACTGTCAAAAGCAAACTGATATTCCAGTGTAAGGATTCGACCCACAAACCTACGTCATTGGACGACATAATAGGTGTCTGCTGATTAGATGGAGATGTGAAAAATGCATGTGGAATTGTCACATGTTTGCGACTCACATCAATAGTACCAGAAGAAAACAGTATCACCGCGGTGTCCCTGCTACTCTCCAACTCTGTACAAGAAAACTCGTCGATTTCCGTTTCATCAAAATCACcgtttaaaatagatttcacAGATTCAaattcctcttcctctttgtCTGCttttttgcctttttttttGCCTTTCTTTTCGAAAACTACGATTTTCGTAGAAATCTTCATCATTTTTGccacattaaaaattgttgaagCTTTATCAACATCGGTAAAAATTACCTTTGGACTACTTtgcaaataatacaataagttTACTAAAAACATTGCTGATTAAGTATACAAGCTAActtatacattacatataaatatataatattaaaaatatatgaaataaaaatttagagaaaagtCAACTTACTCGTACGACTTTCATGCCATACACCCAAAATACTACCGATATATAGAGTCGCCAAGTACGGTATATAAGTATCTAAATGATTAGATGTATATATTGTCACAATGTCATTACGTCTAACACCTAATTTTTTCATCCATAATGCACATTTTACGCTACGTTCTCTCATCtgttgaaatgtattttcttctGCTGTCATTGCATCCACCTATcacacatataatttatattttaatgaaataatataatgtaacatatttaatagaattatataattttacattgataattaatacatctttttttatatttaaatgaaaaaataattttaattatcatcatATGTCATACTTGGCCAATAAAATCCGGTCTGGATTTAAATGCGTTCAAAATCAACTCTCCGATATTGATGTTCTTGTCATCGATTGAATCTTCCTCGCCAACCAATACATCGTCCTCTATCTTAAAAGGAACTGTactctaaaatatatacacggtattataatattaatgttacaaactttatttttacattttggaTACTTTAAACTAGATTTTATTTggcgtacatatatatatatataatttttcctcaCCTGAGATACCATATTGCTgatatttcaatgttttttttattgcaataatagttttaatgtgcttttatttaaatcagacGACTAATACTATTGTACCActgttgattattttatgtgaAACTGTACGTTACAACAGTTACAAAGTGAATAACCTTTAATTTGTATCGACACAGTATTATGATGTGAAATGTCTTTGAgcctaaaaataaaacaaaaatattttgatcagAAATATTGTTAAGTTATGTGACAATTCCATgcgttatatatacacagtaaaaaatattttgtgcttttgttgaaattttcttgtgtagaaatttttgtgttaaatttttaacatactcttatgttaatataacatactgtcgttatgttatttt is part of the Anoplolepis gracilipes chromosome 2, ASM4749672v1, whole genome shotgun sequence genome and harbors:
- the LOC140674856 gene encoding uncharacterized protein isoform X2; this encodes MVSQSTVPFKIEDDVLVGEEDSIDDKNINIGELILNAFKSRPDFIGQVDAMTAEENTFQQMRERSVKCALWMKKLGVRRNDIVTIYTSNHLDTYIPYLATLYIGSILGVWHESRTINLLYYLQSSPKVIFTDVDKASTIFNVAKMMKISTKIVVFEKKGKKKGKKADKEEEEFESVKSILNGDFDETEIDEFSCTELESSRDTAVILFSSGTIDVTWAFLKISMGRMFSKFKVFEKYDVSSLKQLLFGGRKPNIDYNNFITALPHTSVSELYCLPEIGVIAYKQRELIKINSSGYVSKTVRLLIADCISASPLKAYFVGVIWCKSPSLTNGYFNSTTGTLMTAIDNNGWFHTDDVGYYDSNGDIYILDRFKDIIRFRNVYFFPSNIEKVLINHPDVLDVAVIPIFNTFDGHHPLAFVVRKEGLKVTEKELIEFVAKKLDDPMHLRAGVLFRTELKYLNGHLDRRTLCKWAKDDLRDKEYFSKKLLKKENL
- the LOC140674856 gene encoding uncharacterized protein isoform X1, with protein sequence MVSQSTVPFKIEDDVLVGEEDSIDDKNINIGELILNAFKSRPDFIGQVDAMTAEENTFQQMRERSVKCALWMKKLGVRRNDIVTIYTSNHLDTYIPYLATLYIGSILGVWHESRTINLLYYLQSSPKVIFTDVDKASTIFNVAKMMKISTKIVVFEKKGKKKGKKADKEEEEFESVKSILNGDFDETEIDEFSCTELESSRDTAVILFSSGTIDVSRKHVTIPHAFFTSPSNQQTPIMSSNDVGLWVESLHWNISLLLTVRAILSYVKAVKINNLFNPSYEECFCNIIQKYKVTWAFLKISMGRMFSKFKVFEKYDVSSLKQLLFGGRKPNIDYNNFITALPHTSVSELYCLPEIGVIAYKQRELIKINSSGYVSKTVRLLIADCISASPLKAYFVGVIWCKSPSLTNGYFNSTTGTLMTAIDNNGWFHTDDVGYYDSNGDIYILDRFKDIIRFRNVYFFPSNIEKVLINHPDVLDVAVIPIFNTFDGHHPLAFVVRKEGLKVTEKELIEFVAKKLDDPMHLRAGVLFRTELKYLNGHLDRRTLCKWAKDDLRDKEYFSKKLLKKENL